Sequence from the Helianthus annuus cultivar XRQ/B chromosome 13, HanXRQr2.0-SUNRISE, whole genome shotgun sequence genome:
atgttagtgttttaagtcttagttcttacttgttacaattgttagcgttaaattgctatatatataaattttgcatgatattaaaattaccgatatcccaccgatatcccactgcgataaccgatatctcaaatatcagtccttgaccgatatccaaAATTTTGccgcattaactacttaggtTTTCTGTTTGTAGTTGCATATTGTTCTGGGAGACACtatttatttatgtttgtttttggtTTAATGCTTGACTTTTTATTATGATAGATGGATCGGTACCAGAAAGTTGAGAAGCCTAGAGCAGAGCAACCCATTAATGAGAACGAGATACGTATTACCAGCCAGGGGAGAATGCGAAGCTATATCACATATGCCATGACTTTGCTTCAGGTAAATATTTTGCTTCTATATTACAATATTGTTTTTTTTCAAGTGTTGTAAATTGTCGCCTAATGAGGTATTTGAATCTGTCTTCATTCACTCAACTTCATTTTGTTAACCAATAGGTATTGATGCATACTACTAATTCTATGATTTAAGTGCTTGATATAGTATCTGATTGCACTATTTATTGCTCTTTAGGAAAAAGGCTCATCAGAGATTGTGTTCAAAGCTATGGGTAGAGCTATCAACAAGACTGTCACAATTGTCGAACTAATAAAGGTTTGCCATCATATATACATTATATCATACGTTtttgttctttaatttctgtCACCATTTTTTAATCACGTTTAGAACTCTTCTCTACATTTTTATTGTAGAGGCGAATAGTTGGTCTCCATCAAAATACCTCCATCGGATCCACAGACATAACTGACACATGGGAACCTTTAGAAGAAGGATTACTCCCGTAAGATAACTTTGGTATTACGTGTGCGTTTTAGGAAGTCAGTGTTTTGTCTTAGTATGCTATTTATTTTGTTTCAGCTTGGAGACGACGAGACATGTTTCGATGATCACTATTACTCTCTCCAAGGAGGAGTTAAACACATCATCTATCGGGTGAGTTTGAATATGAAGATTTGAATGATATGTGGCTTATGATGTCATCAGCATAGATCCAACATGATAAATGAAATGTTTTGTCAGGTATCAGCCGCCATTACCAGCTGACCAGGTGAAGGTGTCCACTGAATTTGAATATGAAGGAGGTATAATTTTATTAATTTCCTACATACGTCGTATTTATTCATTCTTTGATAGTTTTATttaaacactttatttatttgCAGAGGGATCACCAACTGCAAGGGGTAGGGGTCGTGGCGGCAGGGGGCGCGGAAGGGGTAGGTCTCGGCCCGCTCCAGGTATCTTTTTTTTTCAACTATAAATCTTCTTTATAACATTTATAAGTGTTACTAACAGGAATTATTTATAATTACAGGAAACGGTTATGCACAAGAGGAGTATGATGATGGCGGTTGGGATGGCCCTGGTGGTTATCCACGTGGAAGAGGTCGAGGAAGAGGCCGCAGCTTCCGTGGCCGTGGAAGGGGAAATTACAACAACGCCCCTTACATGGATGGTCAGCAAGATACGGGAGGATACAATCAAGAATCTCCTAGGGGCAGGGGTCGTAATTTCCGTGGTCGTGGAAGGGGAGGTTACAACAATGGATCTTACATGGATAATCAGCAAGACGTTGGGGGTTACAACCAAGAATCTCCCAGGGGTAGGGGTCGTAATTTCCGTGGTCGTGGAAGGGGTGGTTATAATAACGAACCGTATATGGATACTCAACAAGATGCCAGAGGTTACAATCAAGAATTTCCTATGCAAGGGCGAGGTACAATTTTATTCAAGCGCGTTGTTTGACAAACGGAAGTCAAAggttgaattttttttatttttttttgtgtgtttgataTGTAGGGCGTGGTCGTGGGAGGGGAACTCGTGGAAGGGGTCGTGGTGGGTTCAGATCGAACAGGGCAAACCAGGGGGCAGAAGGCAACGAGTGAAGTTTTCTCTTGGTGGTTTGAAGTGTTTTTCATGAATGTTTGGTTGCAGCATCTCTctatgttttgtttgattttttcAGTTTGAGATAATTGACTTAGGATCATCAGTTTGTACTAAAGGTGTAGACTAAGTTTAAGTAGTGAGTTTTGAGTTTTCTTCTTATTTCTTAATTAATGTTACTTTATTGTTTCAGAAAAATAATTTGCTGTAATTTTTGTTTTCAGTTTAAGATAGAgcttttaatttataaaaatgaaGCGTTAATGTATTTTTAAATCTATTAATAAATAGTAATAGAACAGAAAATAACAATACCATAATAGTATTCTGTATATAGATCTAACTAATGAGATATCCAGAGAAGTATGTATAGTCCATCTACATTGTGATCAGGTGAAATTAAATCCAAGCAAATATTATTATTTCCACACGTAATTAATAATATTTGATTTCTACTATGTTT
This genomic interval carries:
- the LOC110897313 gene encoding glycine-rich cell wall structural protein 2, yielding MDRYQKVEKPRAEQPINENEIRITSQGRMRSYITYAMTLLQEKGSSEIVFKAMGRAINKTVTIVELIKRRIVGLHQNTSIGSTDITDTWEPLEEGLLPLETTRHVSMITITLSKEELNTSSIGYQPPLPADQVKVSTEFEYEGEGSPTARGRGRGGRGRGRGRSRPAPGNGYAQEEYDDGGWDGPGGYPRGRGRGRGRSFRGRGRGNYNNAPYMDGQQDTGGYNQESPRGRGRNFRGRGRGGYNNGSYMDNQQDVGGYNQESPRGRGRNFRGRGRGGYNNEPYMDTQQDARGYNQEFPMQGRGRGRGRGTRGRGRGGFRSNRANQGAEGNE